From one Suicoccus acidiformans genomic stretch:
- the trxA gene encoding thioredoxin has product MIQAISDAQFNELTASGVTLTDFWAPWCGPCRMQSPVIDELSEEMEGQVGFYKVNVDEEQETAREFGIMSIPTLLIKKDGEVMEKLVGFHDKNRLKDILSEYI; this is encoded by the coding sequence ATGATACAGGCAATTAGTGATGCACAATTTAATGAATTAACCGCTTCAGGGGTTACCTTAACTGACTTTTGGGCACCTTGGTGTGGTCCTTGCCGGATGCAGTCTCCGGTTATTGATGAGTTAAGTGAAGAAATGGAAGGTCAAGTAGGCTTTTACAAGGTAAACGTGGATGAGGAGCAAGAGACAGCCCGAGAATTTGGTATTATGTCTATTCCTACTTTATTGATTAAGAAAGACGGCGAAGTGATGGAGAAATTAGTTGGCTTCCATGATAAAAATCGTTTGAAAGATATTTTAAGTGAATATATTTAA
- the ald gene encoding alanine dehydrogenase, which translates to MIIGIPKEIKNNENRVAIAPGNVSNLVDAGHEVRIETGAGLGSSFTDEDYTKYGATIVDSAEDAWAAELVVKVKEPLESEYKYFREGMILMTYLHLANDDALTDALIESGVTGVAYETMVLNGTLPLLNPMSEIAGSYAIQIGSHYLEKHQGGKGVLLGGVPGVKKGKVVIIGGGTVGENAARIALGMGAYVTMLDVNIERLKDLNNIFGGQVETRFSDSFNIAESVKDADIVVGSVLIPGRKAPILVTKEMIQSMEPGSVVIDIAVDQGGNFETTEHPTTHQDPIYVREGIVHYAVANIPGAVPQTASMALTNATMSYVAQIAAKGIEQAARDNSTIFTGVNTAKGHLTNEGVAETSKHDFVAYDTLI; encoded by the coding sequence ATGATTATTGGAATTCCAAAAGAAATCAAGAACAATGAGAATCGTGTCGCCATCGCACCTGGGAATGTCTCAAATTTAGTAGATGCAGGTCATGAAGTGCGCATCGAGACAGGGGCTGGCTTAGGTTCTAGCTTTACTGACGAAGATTACACAAAATACGGAGCCACCATTGTAGATAGTGCGGAGGATGCTTGGGCAGCAGAACTTGTAGTTAAAGTAAAAGAGCCTTTGGAAAGTGAATACAAATACTTCCGCGAAGGTATGATTCTAATGACTTACTTGCACCTAGCTAACGATGATGCTCTAACAGATGCTTTAATCGAATCAGGTGTTACAGGTGTTGCGTATGAAACGATGGTCCTCAATGGAACCTTACCACTCTTGAATCCAATGAGTGAGATTGCGGGTAGCTATGCAATCCAAATTGGTTCACATTACCTTGAGAAGCATCAGGGCGGTAAAGGGGTTCTCCTTGGTGGTGTCCCAGGTGTTAAGAAAGGTAAAGTTGTCATCATTGGTGGTGGTACAGTTGGTGAGAACGCGGCCCGTATCGCTTTAGGTATGGGAGCTTATGTAACTATGCTTGATGTGAATATTGAGCGTTTGAAAGACTTGAATAATATCTTTGGTGGCCAAGTTGAAACACGCTTTTCTGATTCTTTCAATATTGCTGAATCAGTTAAAGATGCAGATATTGTTGTTGGCTCTGTGCTCATCCCTGGTCGCAAGGCGCCTATCCTAGTGACTAAGGAAATGATTCAATCGATGGAACCTGGCTCAGTTGTGATTGATATCGCAGTGGACCAAGGGGGCAACTTCGAGACTACGGAACATCCAACAACTCACCAAGATCCAATCTATGTTCGTGAAGGTATTGTTCACTATGCAGTCGCAAACATTCCTGGTGCCGTACCACAAACAGCTAGTATGGCTTTAACGAATGCAACCATGTCTTATGTTGCACAAATCGCAGCCAAAGGTATCGAGCAAGCAGCTAGGGATAACTCAACAATCTTTACCGGAGTTAATACAGCGAAAGGTCACTTAACCAATGAAGGTGTCGCAGAAACTTCTAAGCATGATTTCGTTGCTTACGATACATTAATTTAA
- a CDS encoding diaminopimelate dehydrogenase, protein MVNIRVGIIGYGNLGRGVEIALQAQADMELVAIFSRRGPAGVSPVDAEVKVEYLDAISAYQGRIDVMILCGGSATDLPEQTPAFAKYFNVVDSFDNHSQIPAHYSKVDEVAQAAGTTAVISGGWDPGLFSLQRVLAEAVLPKGATYTFWGKGISQGHSDAVRRVEGVKDAIQYTIPIEEAMDRVRSGSQPELATAEKHLREVYVVAEAGADQAKIEETIVNMPGYFADYHTTVHFIDEATLQAEHQAMPHGGFVIRSGETGAGHQHVYEFSLALDSNPEFTASALVAIARANVRMHAMGLTGAKTILDIAPAWLSHKDPADLRREDL, encoded by the coding sequence ATGGTTAACATTCGAGTAGGAATCATTGGTTATGGCAACTTAGGACGTGGCGTTGAAATTGCCCTTCAAGCCCAGGCAGATATGGAGTTGGTGGCAATCTTCTCACGCCGCGGGCCGGCAGGCGTAAGCCCTGTTGATGCTGAAGTGAAGGTTGAATACTTAGATGCTATTTCAGCTTACCAAGGCCGCATTGATGTCATGATTCTTTGTGGGGGTTCGGCAACAGATTTGCCGGAGCAGACACCAGCATTCGCCAAGTATTTCAATGTAGTGGATAGCTTCGACAATCATTCGCAAATCCCTGCCCACTACAGTAAAGTAGATGAAGTAGCGCAAGCTGCTGGCACAACCGCCGTTATTTCAGGTGGTTGGGATCCGGGCTTATTCTCCTTACAACGTGTGTTAGCTGAAGCTGTTCTGCCGAAAGGGGCAACGTATACCTTCTGGGGCAAAGGCATTTCTCAAGGGCATTCAGATGCAGTCCGCCGGGTTGAAGGTGTGAAAGACGCTATCCAATACACTATTCCGATAGAAGAGGCGATGGACCGGGTACGCTCAGGTAGCCAGCCCGAACTTGCAACAGCTGAGAAACACTTGCGTGAAGTATATGTGGTGGCGGAAGCAGGGGCCGACCAGGCAAAGATTGAAGAAACGATTGTGAATATGCCGGGTTATTTCGCAGATTATCATACAACTGTTCATTTTATCGATGAAGCTACCTTACAAGCGGAGCATCAGGCGATGCCTCATGGCGGCTTTGTGATTCGCAGTGGGGAGACGGGGGCAGGTCATCAACATGTTTACGAATTTAGCCTCGCTTTGGATTCTAATCCTGAGTTTACAGCTAGCGCTTTAGTTGCGATTGCACGAGCGAATGTACGGATGCATGCCATGGGCCTCACCGGTGCGAAGACAATTCTGGATATTGCGCCAGCTTGGCTTTCCCACAAAGACCCTGCTGATTTGCGTCGGGAAGATTTATAA
- the racE gene encoding glutamate racemase gives MKHLPIGFIDSGYGGLTVVKQSLRQLPNESIIYVGDNARAPYGPRSLTEVKQYIWQLTNFLREKGIKMLVIACNTGTAAALDDLRQTLAIPVVGVIHSGCRAAIKQTKTGHIGVIGTQGTIDSGMYRDTLQEKSAKLNIQSVAAPEFVEIVEQNQIEDPAVHDIVQKRLAPFIGNDVDTLVLGCTHYPLMKQAIQDVVGSSVYLIDSGRETINEVSTLLDYFHLSRSAEEAAAAPPTQQFYTTGNPRLFARFAQKWLNDGSVYVHPLEIKGEYLVDNHTNR, from the coding sequence ATGAAACATTTACCGATCGGTTTTATCGATTCGGGTTATGGAGGATTAACGGTTGTTAAGCAAAGTTTGCGTCAATTGCCGAATGAGTCCATCATTTACGTTGGGGATAATGCACGGGCACCTTACGGACCGCGTTCTTTAACGGAAGTTAAACAGTATATTTGGCAGTTGACCAATTTCTTACGTGAGAAAGGTATCAAAATGCTGGTCATCGCCTGTAATACCGGGACAGCCGCTGCTTTGGATGACTTGCGGCAAACTTTAGCCATTCCAGTTGTCGGCGTGATTCATTCCGGTTGCCGGGCAGCAATCAAGCAGACAAAGACTGGGCATATTGGGGTGATCGGCACCCAAGGAACAATCGATAGTGGCATGTACCGCGATACCTTACAGGAGAAATCAGCGAAACTAAATATTCAAAGCGTTGCGGCACCTGAATTTGTAGAAATCGTTGAGCAGAACCAAATCGAAGATCCTGCCGTCCACGATATTGTCCAAAAGCGTCTTGCACCCTTTATCGGTAATGACGTGGATACTTTGGTGCTGGGTTGTACCCATTACCCTTTGATGAAGCAAGCCATCCAAGATGTGGTCGGCTCCTCTGTTTATTTAATTGATTCAGGCCGTGAGACGATTAACGAGGTGAGCACCTTGTTAGATTACTTCCACTTAAGCCGTTCGGCCGAAGAAGCAGCCGCGGCTCCACCGACCCAACAGTTTTACACTACTGGCAATCCAAGACTTTTTGCCCGCTTTGCCCAGAAGTGGTTAAATGACGGTTCTGTTTATGTGCACCCATTAGAAATTAAAGGAGAGTATCTCGTTGACAACCATACTAATCGCTAG
- a CDS encoding XTP/dITP diphosphatase yields the protein MTTILIASHNAGKIADFKALFQSYDIKVESLMDYPELPDVEETGTTFAENALLKARTIAKEAGRITLADDSGLVVPSLNGEPGIYSARYAGVHGDDAANNAKLLERMAGMTGADRRAFFVSVIAVYDPATGDDLVAEGKVRGLILDEAQGEGGFGYDPLFYYPELKQSFGELTLDEKNKVSHRQEALKVLMNQFPDWMKGRKQS from the coding sequence TTGACAACCATACTAATCGCTAGTCACAATGCAGGAAAAATAGCCGACTTTAAAGCACTTTTCCAAAGTTATGATATCAAAGTCGAATCACTCATGGACTATCCTGAATTGCCTGATGTGGAAGAAACGGGCACCACTTTTGCTGAGAATGCCTTATTAAAGGCTCGGACGATTGCCAAAGAGGCAGGACGGATTACCTTAGCGGATGACTCAGGTTTAGTGGTTCCTTCTTTAAACGGTGAACCGGGGATTTATAGCGCGCGTTATGCTGGTGTTCATGGAGATGATGCAGCTAATAATGCCAAGCTTTTAGAACGCATGGCAGGGATGACGGGCGCTGATCGCAGAGCTTTCTTTGTAAGTGTGATTGCCGTGTATGACCCGGCGACTGGGGATGACTTGGTTGCTGAAGGGAAAGTGCGCGGATTGATTTTAGATGAAGCGCAAGGTGAGGGCGGCTTTGGGTATGATCCCTTATTCTATTATCCTGAATTGAAGCAAAGCTTCGGTGAATTGACTTTGGATGAGAAGAATAAGGTTAGCCACCGCCAGGAAGCCTTGAAAGTACTAATGAATCAGTTTCCAGATTGGATGAAAGGGCGGAAGCAGTCATGA
- a CDS encoding metallophosphoesterase family protein translates to MKFLLLSDNHGRWPQTHEVIQQWRGKVDYIFHLGDSEFAYDDPIWEDVDAKVTGNMDFDPDYPFVEVVETPVGRVFLAHGHQHGVNHGLENIVSQAREAGASYVFHGHTHVLYAKRFDDILAVNPGSLNHSRGMVRNRTYAVVTVDEAKQRVEFYDESGDLLDQLTQEFER, encoded by the coding sequence ATGAAATTCTTATTACTGAGCGATAACCATGGCCGGTGGCCCCAAACCCATGAAGTGATTCAACAATGGCGAGGAAAGGTCGATTACATCTTTCACTTAGGGGATTCGGAATTTGCTTATGATGACCCGATTTGGGAGGATGTCGATGCCAAGGTGACGGGTAATATGGACTTTGATCCAGATTATCCCTTTGTGGAAGTGGTAGAGACACCAGTGGGTCGAGTCTTCCTAGCTCACGGACATCAGCACGGTGTCAATCATGGTCTGGAGAATATTGTCAGCCAAGCGCGTGAAGCAGGGGCCAGTTACGTCTTTCATGGCCATACGCATGTCTTATATGCCAAGCGCTTTGATGATATTTTAGCTGTAAATCCTGGTAGTTTGAATCATTCCCGGGGGATGGTTCGCAATCGGACCTATGCTGTGGTGACGGTTGATGAAGCCAAACAGCGGGTTGAATTCTATGATGAGTCCGGTGATTTATTAGATCAGTTGACCCAGGAATTTGAAAGATAA
- a CDS encoding ISL3 family transposase, with protein sequence MNHFIEKTFQLKDKNIEIDMDYCEEIEFKGRTSLFYRGTLAYKPEACPHCGIANNDYVIVSNGKRSSRLTLTAKSGLPAYLILAKQRFLCKACGRSFTAKTSIVNPDCYITNQVKQQIMDRATRVTCETDIAKDTFVSPNTVRRVIHETARAIRIRSTEQLPKHLSFDEFKSVKSVKAAMSFICCDTLSHKIVDVVEDRKTHSLSAYFSRFSRQARYQVQTITIDMYEPYMHLAKRWFPNAKIILDPFHLIQALNRELDRTRIRYMNEVRYKDSRLYNKLKRYWKLILKPKSDLMSTEYHRFPLFDWLTNTRSIVDYLIQHDDVLKDTYQMVHQLGDALRDRNWQRYQEILAQSRSMTLSKGLRRVLRTFRKYGEYIHNTLTHAGLSNGPIEGINNKIKLLKRNGYGYRNFSHFRDRILLMCRLYEPKNKEKDQATNLVA encoded by the coding sequence ATGAATCATTTTATCGAAAAAACCTTCCAATTAAAAGACAAAAACATTGAAATCGATATGGATTATTGTGAAGAGATAGAATTCAAAGGGCGAACATCGCTCTTTTATCGAGGAACATTGGCATATAAACCGGAGGCTTGTCCTCATTGTGGCATTGCCAATAATGATTATGTCATTGTCAGTAATGGAAAACGCTCCTCTCGTCTGACATTAACAGCCAAATCAGGCTTACCTGCTTACTTAATCCTAGCTAAGCAACGCTTTTTATGCAAAGCCTGTGGGCGGTCATTTACAGCGAAGACATCCATCGTTAATCCTGACTGCTATATTACGAATCAAGTCAAACAACAGATTATGGACCGCGCCACAAGAGTCACTTGTGAAACAGATATCGCCAAAGATACTTTTGTATCACCAAATACAGTCCGACGGGTGATTCATGAAACCGCTCGAGCTATTCGAATACGGTCCACTGAACAGTTGCCTAAGCATCTATCCTTTGATGAATTTAAAAGCGTTAAGTCGGTTAAAGCAGCGATGAGCTTCATCTGTTGTGATACACTGTCACATAAAATCGTAGATGTGGTCGAAGACAGAAAAACACACTCACTCAGTGCTTATTTCTCAAGGTTTAGTCGCCAAGCACGTTACCAAGTTCAAACCATTACGATAGATATGTACGAACCATACATGCACCTGGCAAAGCGATGGTTTCCAAATGCAAAGATTATTCTTGATCCGTTCCATTTAATTCAAGCCTTAAATCGCGAATTAGATCGGACACGAATTCGTTACATGAACGAGGTTCGTTATAAAGATTCAAGACTCTATAATAAACTTAAGCGTTATTGGAAATTAATACTCAAACCAAAAAGCGACTTAATGTCTACTGAATACCATCGCTTCCCACTGTTTGATTGGTTAACCAATACTCGTAGCATTGTGGACTATCTCATTCAGCACGACGACGTCTTGAAGGATACCTATCAAATGGTGCATCAATTGGGCGATGCCTTAAGGGATAGGAACTGGCAACGATATCAAGAGATTTTGGCACAAAGCCGGTCCATGACACTTTCAAAAGGCTTAAGGCGTGTATTAAGGACGTTCAGAAAGTATGGGGAATATATCCACAACACACTCACACATGCAGGCCTTAGTAATGGTCCTATCGAAGGGATTAATAATAAGATTAAACTACTCAAACGCAATGGTTATGGTTACAGAAACTTCAGTCATTTTAGAGACAGAATATTACTCATGTGCCGACTTTATGAACCTAAGAACAAAGAAAAAGATCAAGCAACAAATTTAGTCGCTTGA
- a CDS encoding mechanosensitive ion channel family protein, with product MLLQITSLDRLIKGLLPNTWSEELLDSLSIVLQLVIISIAFYYLRQFIDRTFEIIVSDKLKERFGYSSPTRIETISTMLRNAAMYLLYFLYGYMVLTLLGFPIGTLLAGAGIAGVAIGFGAQELIRDVINGFFMIFENQFEVGDLISLPGDDITGTVQKVGIRTVELKAASGEIFYIPNSEIRMINNQSRAHRQINIDIPLADDTNIKAFEAVTNRVTQALYEQNQDIIVSDPTVIGIVRGMDQTFLYRITFMVENSAQYKKSGEFYREYILQLQENNINFPSSIYDET from the coding sequence ATGCTGTTACAAATTACCAGTTTAGATCGCCTAATTAAAGGGCTTCTACCGAATACTTGGTCTGAAGAACTTCTAGACTCCTTAAGTATTGTTCTTCAATTGGTCATTATTTCGATTGCATTCTACTATTTACGGCAATTCATCGACCGAACCTTTGAGATTATTGTCTCAGATAAACTCAAAGAGCGTTTCGGTTACTCCTCACCGACGCGCATTGAGACAATCTCAACCATGTTGCGTAATGCCGCCATGTATTTACTCTATTTCCTTTATGGCTACATGGTCCTTACCCTTCTAGGCTTCCCAATCGGCACACTGCTTGCTGGGGCGGGGATTGCTGGGGTTGCCATTGGTTTTGGTGCTCAGGAATTAATTCGCGACGTTATTAACGGCTTCTTCATGATTTTTGAGAATCAATTTGAAGTGGGGGACTTGATTTCCTTACCCGGCGACGATATTACCGGAACCGTCCAAAAAGTCGGCATCCGTACTGTAGAACTTAAGGCAGCTTCTGGCGAGATTTTCTATATTCCCAATAGCGAAATTCGCATGATTAATAATCAAAGTCGCGCACATCGGCAAATTAATATCGATATTCCTCTAGCTGATGATACCAACATTAAAGCTTTCGAGGCAGTCACTAACCGAGTGACACAAGCCTTATACGAACAAAATCAAGACATCATTGTCAGTGATCCGACGGTTATCGGTATTGTGCGCGGGATGGACCAAACTTTCTTATACCGCATTACCTTCATGGTCGAAAACAGTGCGCAATACAAGAAGAGCGGGGAATTTTACCGCGAATACATCCTGCAACTGCAAGAGAATAATATCAACTTCCCAAGCTCTATCTATGATGAAACTTAG
- a CDS encoding DUF948 domain-containing protein, with translation MTIGGLAGLIAAIAFAVLVAFICINLSKLSQIMSDVQDTVTRLNTTIDVVTKDVDNLSIEVEGLLNKANTLVDDVNGKLEKTDPLFTAIGDLGVTVSDLNDSTKNMTVNLIDSIGSKSKRRKTSTIERLVRSGREVAQTRAKQPPKPTEVKPEVKVKAEEASIAVPVQAVAEAKVETPRPKGPSPEETSRLAAYRPKETSHTAGEIRLK, from the coding sequence ATGACAATTGGAGGCCTAGCTGGCTTAATTGCAGCAATTGCCTTTGCGGTGTTGGTAGCATTTATTTGTATCAATTTATCCAAATTATCGCAAATTATGTCGGATGTTCAAGACACCGTCACACGTTTAAATACAACCATCGATGTCGTCACGAAAGATGTGGATAATTTATCCATCGAAGTTGAAGGTTTGTTAAATAAAGCGAATACGCTAGTGGATGATGTCAATGGCAAATTAGAGAAAACAGACCCATTGTTTACAGCGATTGGGGACTTAGGTGTGACCGTGTCTGATTTAAATGATTCAACGAAGAATATGACGGTCAATCTAATCGACTCCATCGGCAGTAAATCAAAGCGTCGTAAAACGTCAACCATCGAACGACTGGTACGCTCTGGCCGGGAGGTAGCTCAAACACGAGCCAAGCAACCACCCAAGCCAACTGAAGTTAAACCTGAGGTTAAGGTGAAAGCTGAAGAAGCGAGTATTGCAGTGCCAGTCCAAGCTGTAGCAGAAGCTAAGGTTGAAACACCACGACCAAAGGGACCTTCGCCTGAAGAGACTAGCCGATTAGCGGCTTATCGACCTAAAGAAACGTCGCATACAGCTGGTGAAATTCGATTGAAATAA